The proteins below come from a single Asanoa ferruginea genomic window:
- a CDS encoding BTAD domain-containing putative transcriptional regulator has protein sequence MTTVGVLGPVRAMRGGTPIELGAPRQRAVLARLVAGGGHAVSVDRLIEDLWSGDPPPRAQAALQVYVSNLRRALEPDRPPRRPAGILVTAAPGYALRLSTPDVDAWRFEAALRAATRVTETQPRAALAGLDDVLAGWGGATPYAEFVGEPWADRESERLGRLRLTAVEQRAKLLLDLDRADEVILDLDPHVRDHPLREQAAMLLAVALYRLGRQADALDVLRSVRAALIEQLGIEPGSELRSLETDLLRQNPRLERPASAVAQPSAVVGPGELPAGVPDRPPVAQPLLGRSAELSQLRAAADRATAAGLGICWIGAEAGGGKSTLARHLAGSLAGDGWTTVIGTCPQVDGAPPAWAWHEVVTAARGRLPLDEQETRGLELLIGTGTATSPGTRGPYDEFHLRQALAAYLSRLAGHGPLLVVIEDVHRADGETLRVLRHLATALAEAPVLVVATFRPDEVTDDVVVARAALTGVPAVELNLGGLDDAAVTDLLRRHGVDTTDSELPRTVRERSAGNPLFTIELAKLIAAEGPGSALDGIPAALGHVLTRRLARLPATTQMVLRHAAVLGSDAEVDILIAVDGGPEEAVLDGLEAGVTAGLLVEPEPGLIRFAHALMRDALYLSVPLLRRTRMHSRVLTVLREQRVNDVAALGRHALAALTPATAQDAIGHLAAAARRAGDLGAPREAAAYWTGALRAADLAPAVPAPARLELLCDLATASALAGDVLSARAARAEAVRLATGIGDPHAVHSALLCFDAPVTWTIRPDRAVDEPLVRLLEHTLSLVGDDSPALRSRLLSTLAFEIEGADLRRADEVTRESLALARRQDDAAVLCRALNARYFVTVAPAHRAELPVVGRELLAVAEAAGLTAYTCEAHHILYQAALADADFDRARHHVDRAIEEATTGQLGLILAVMGWFTGLRALFAGDLDAASHRYAEISERMSRVGGPNAAAMGLLGRFTVLSAVGRGHELVEELRQLHVRVPDDTHDLLAHALLSAGDREAARAVWRPQTPIRPDYFWLYWMTLRGQVAARLGDRPAAQRCYRELLPWAGRFAGLECGSISLGPVDQTLAELAAALGDPTVAAHRDAGLRLARRVGAVPWSDESAYVPAVR, from the coding sequence CGTTGGAGCCGGACCGCCCGCCCCGCCGTCCCGCCGGGATCCTGGTCACCGCGGCCCCGGGATACGCCCTGCGCCTGTCGACACCGGACGTGGACGCCTGGCGGTTCGAAGCGGCACTGCGGGCGGCGACGCGGGTCACCGAGACGCAGCCGCGGGCGGCGCTGGCCGGGCTCGACGACGTCCTCGCCGGCTGGGGCGGCGCCACCCCCTACGCGGAGTTCGTGGGGGAGCCTTGGGCAGACCGGGAGAGCGAACGACTGGGCCGGCTCCGGCTGACCGCCGTCGAACAGCGCGCCAAACTGCTGCTCGACCTGGACCGCGCGGATGAGGTGATCCTCGACCTCGATCCGCACGTCCGGGACCATCCCCTGCGGGAGCAGGCCGCGATGCTGCTCGCGGTCGCGCTCTATCGCCTCGGACGGCAGGCCGATGCCCTCGACGTGCTGCGATCGGTGCGCGCCGCGCTGATCGAGCAGCTGGGCATCGAACCCGGCTCCGAGCTGCGGAGCCTGGAGACGGATCTGCTTCGACAGAATCCTCGCCTGGAGCGACCTGCCTCTGCGGTCGCCCAACCCTCTGCTGTGGTCGGGCCGGGGGAGTTGCCGGCCGGCGTACCCGATCGACCGCCCGTGGCGCAGCCATTGCTCGGCCGTTCTGCCGAGCTGTCCCAGCTGCGCGCGGCGGCCGACCGCGCCACCGCGGCCGGTCTCGGCATCTGCTGGATCGGCGCCGAAGCGGGTGGCGGGAAGTCGACGCTGGCCCGCCACCTCGCCGGGTCCCTCGCCGGCGATGGCTGGACCACGGTGATCGGAACCTGTCCGCAGGTGGATGGCGCGCCGCCGGCGTGGGCGTGGCACGAGGTGGTCACCGCCGCCCGCGGACGCCTCCCGCTCGACGAGCAGGAGACCCGCGGCCTGGAGCTCCTGATCGGCACGGGCACCGCGACGTCTCCCGGCACCCGCGGACCCTACGACGAGTTCCACCTACGCCAAGCGCTGGCCGCCTACCTGTCCCGGCTGGCCGGTCATGGCCCGTTGCTCGTCGTGATCGAGGACGTCCATCGGGCCGACGGTGAGACCCTGCGTGTCCTGCGCCACCTCGCGACCGCCCTGGCAGAGGCGCCGGTCCTGGTGGTGGCCACCTTCCGCCCCGACGAGGTGACCGACGACGTCGTGGTGGCCCGGGCGGCGCTCACCGGCGTGCCGGCGGTGGAACTGAACCTCGGCGGCCTCGACGACGCGGCCGTCACCGACCTGCTGCGTCGTCATGGCGTCGACACAACCGACAGCGAACTGCCGCGCACCGTACGGGAACGCTCGGCGGGCAATCCACTGTTCACGATCGAGCTGGCCAAACTGATAGCGGCCGAAGGCCCCGGGTCAGCGCTCGACGGCATCCCCGCCGCGCTGGGTCACGTGCTGACCAGGCGACTGGCACGGCTGCCGGCCACCACCCAGATGGTGCTGCGCCACGCCGCCGTCCTGGGCTCGGACGCCGAGGTCGACATCCTGATCGCCGTCGACGGCGGCCCGGAAGAGGCGGTCCTCGACGGCTTGGAGGCCGGGGTGACCGCGGGTCTGCTCGTCGAGCCCGAGCCGGGGCTGATCCGGTTCGCGCATGCCTTGATGCGGGACGCGCTCTACCTCAGCGTCCCGCTGCTGCGACGTACCCGAATGCACAGCCGGGTCCTCACGGTGCTGCGCGAGCAGCGCGTCAACGACGTCGCTGCGCTGGGGAGGCACGCACTCGCCGCCCTGACGCCGGCCACCGCGCAGGACGCGATCGGGCACCTGGCTGCCGCCGCCCGCCGGGCCGGTGACCTCGGCGCACCTCGGGAAGCCGCCGCGTACTGGACCGGCGCGTTGCGGGCGGCCGACCTCGCCCCAGCGGTTCCCGCCCCCGCACGGCTCGAGCTGCTCTGCGATCTGGCCACCGCGAGCGCACTCGCCGGTGACGTGCTGAGTGCCCGCGCCGCGCGCGCCGAAGCGGTGCGGCTGGCCACCGGGATCGGCGACCCACATGCCGTCCACTCCGCCCTGCTCTGCTTCGACGCCCCGGTGACCTGGACCATCCGACCCGACCGCGCCGTCGACGAACCGCTGGTCCGGCTGCTGGAGCACACGCTGTCACTAGTGGGCGACGACAGCCCCGCACTCCGGTCACGGCTGTTGAGCACCCTCGCCTTCGAGATCGAAGGGGCCGATCTGCGGCGCGCCGACGAGGTCACCCGGGAATCGCTGGCGCTGGCCCGCAGGCAGGACGACGCGGCGGTGCTCTGCCGTGCGCTCAACGCCCGCTACTTCGTCACCGTCGCCCCCGCGCATCGGGCCGAACTGCCCGTGGTCGGGCGCGAGCTGCTGGCGGTCGCCGAGGCGGCCGGGCTCACCGCCTACACGTGCGAGGCCCACCACATCCTTTACCAGGCCGCACTCGCCGACGCCGACTTCGACCGGGCGCGCCACCACGTCGACCGGGCGATCGAGGAGGCCACGACCGGTCAGCTCGGCCTGATCCTCGCCGTGATGGGGTGGTTCACCGGCCTGCGCGCCCTCTTCGCCGGTGATCTCGATGCGGCGTCGCACCGCTACGCGGAGATCAGTGAACGAATGAGCCGCGTCGGTGGCCCCAACGCGGCGGCGATGGGGCTGCTGGGTCGGTTCACCGTGCTGAGCGCCGTCGGGCGTGGGCACGAGCTGGTCGAGGAGCTCCGGCAGCTACACGTACGGGTGCCGGACGACACGCACGACCTGCTGGCCCACGCGTTGCTCTCCGCCGGCGACCGGGAGGCAGCCCGAGCCGTCTGGCGGCCACAGACCCCGATCCGCCCCGACTATTTCTGGCTGTACTGGATGACGCTGCGCGGGCAGGTCGCGGCGCGGCTGGGCGACCGCCCGGCCGCCCAGCGCTGCTACCGCGAGCTGCTGCCGTGGGCCGGGCGGTTCGCCGGCCTGGAGTGCGGGTCGATCTCACTCGGCCCCGTGGATCAGACACTCGCCGAACTCGCCGCCGCGTTGGGCGACCCGACCGTCGCCGCCCACCGCGACGCCGGGCTCCGGCTGGCCCGCCGGGTCGGCGCCGTGCCGTGGAGCGACGAGTCCGCGTACGTGCCGGCGGTGCGGTGA